Proteins encoded in a region of the Sugiyamaella lignohabitans strain CBS 10342 chromosome B, complete sequence genome:
- the DRE2 gene encoding Dre2p (Component of the cytosolic Fe-S protein assembly (CIA) machinery; contains an Fe-S cluster that receives electrons from NADPH via the action of Tah18pin an early step in the CIA pathway; ortholog of human Ciapin1; protein abundance increases in response to DNA replication stress; GO_component: GO:0005737 - cytoplasm [Evidence IEA,IEA,IEA,IEA]; GO_component: GO:0005737 - cytoplasm [Evidence IDA] [PMID 14562095]; GO_component: GO:0005829 - cytosol [Evidence IDA] [PMID 18625724]; GO_component: GO:0005758 - mitochondrial intermembrane space [Evidence IEA,IEA]; GO_component: GO:0005758 - mitochondrial intermembrane space [Evidence IDA] [PMID 18625724]; GO_component: GO:0005739 - mitochondrion [Evidence IEA]; GO_function: GO:0051537 - 2 iron, 2 sulfur cluster binding [Evidence IEA,IEA]; GO_function: GO:0009055 - electron carrier activity [Evidence IEA]; GO_function: GO:0009055 - electron carrier activity [Evidence IMP] [PMID 20802492]; GO_function: GO:0051536 - iron-sulfur cluster binding [Evidence IEA,IEA]; GO_function: GO:0046872 - metal ion binding [Evidence IEA]; GO_process: GO:0006915 - apoptotic process [Evidence IEA,IEA]; GO_process: GO:0010421 - hydrogen peroxide-mediated programmed cell death [Evidence IEA]; GO_process: GO:0016226 - iron-sulfur cluster assembly [Evidence IEA,IEA]; GO_process: GO:0016226 - iron-sulfur cluster assembly [Evidence IMP] [PMID 18625724]; GO_process: GO:0016226 - iron-sulfur cluster assembly [Evidence IMP] [PMID 20802492]; GO_process: GO:0043066 - negative regulation of apoptotic process [Evidence IEA]): protein MTADQTETATLLILSSDIVKNPDQVQEQINNLSTESQVFHHQLLERITTKTIELTRNFYSHIHIADATGKSVALDDNTADLLFGCARNGCRLTGQIDGSPQSSLPLLLAGFIKESDLFVKPAREPATGVPTVASISLKKKTNGASKSSLPQFKRLHPTSVASADPASSVVKLNLDLDDDDELIDENDLMSDESSLPAAIVIPAKCDPGPGRKRRKACKDCTCGLKEVEEQELEEQEKKLQEVASKNVVTLGSDDMAEIDFTVPGKAVGGCGSCALGDAFRCDGCPYLGLPPFKPGEIVSIGFGRDDL from the coding sequence ATGACCGCTGATCAAACGGAAACAGCTACACTGCTGATTCTATCGTCGGATATAGTGAAGAATCCAGATCAGGTCCAAGAACAAATCAATAACCTATCAACGGAGTCACAGGTGTTCCATCATCAACTGCTGGAGAGAATCACAACGAAGACTATTGAACTGACTAGGAACTTTTATTCCCATATTCATATCGCTGATGCTACTGGAAAATCGGTTGCTCTCGATGATAACACTGCTGATTTACTTTTTGGATGTGCTAGAAATGGATGTAGATTAACTGGCCAGATCGATGGTTCCCCTCAGTCGTCTCTTCCTTTGCTTTTAGCAGGCTTTATAAAAGAATCTGACCTGTTTGTGAAGCCAGCCAGAGAACCAGCGACCGGTGTACCAACGGTAGCATCGATCTCtttaaagaagaaaaccaACGGTGCCTCAAAATCGTCACTTCCTCAGTTTAAAAGATTGCATCCTACTTCTGTAGCTTCTGCGGACCCTGCCTCATCTGTTGTCAAACTGAATCTTGATctcgacgatgatgatgagctTATCGATGAGAATGATCTTATGAGTGACGAGTCTTCTCTCCCAGCGGCTATTGTGATTCCTGCAAAATGTGATCCAGGCCCAGGTAGAAAGCGCCGAAAGGCTTGTAAGGACTGTACTTGTGGTCTCAAGGAAGTTGAAGAGCAGGAGTtagaagagcaagaaaagaagtTGCAAGAGGTTGCCAGCAAGAATGTGGTTACTCTTGGATCGGATGATATGGCTGAGATTGATTTCACTGTCCCTGGAAAGGCAGTAGGAGGATGTGGTAGTTGTGCTTTGGGCGACGCATTTAGATGTGACGGTTGCCCTTACTTGGGCCTTCCACCTTTTAAGCCTGGTGAAATAGTTAGCATTGGGTTTGGACGAGACGATTTATAA
- the YAK1 gene encoding serine/threonine protein kinase YAK1 translates to MKRLLTIDRYLVLDILGQGTFGQVVKCQNMYNKEIVAVKVIKNKPAYLNQSMMEVSILEHLNTYVDKNDEHNLLRLKDRFMHKEHLCLVFELLSSNLYELIRQNQFHGLSTNLVRVFAQQLLDSLTVLKESRLIHCDLKPENILLKSLDSPVIKVIDFGSACHERQTVYTYIQSRFYRSPEVILGLPYTTSIDMWSLGCIVAELFLGLPIFPGTSEYNQLCRITETLGNPPNWMIEMGKNSGQFMEKYIDEFGRKQYRLKSREKYSREFNCDEQPSKRYFPSTNLREIIRDYRLPRQNMSKEEIDREMQNRLAFVDFVQGLLNLNPFERWTPQQAAMHPFITESKFVGPFVPSSVVKGPTPVATPPPPQQNQQQQQQQLPTQMQPQVQPQPSHQLQAPLQPLQSQPLLPIQAQPVISGARSNKLQPEPVNTGHHVVGSNTYYNNNIGTNGDARQHALQHQAQQTQHQAQAKYLETTPSIPHQHQEQKSHYHPPHNQATRRQRATTIGQLDAIPGPIQRATALMNPTNLIRAQPSPAYIPPPDIYAMHGGGPNVGSNLATASVLNSDGVNTGLGSVHHGDGQSKLREVNQQNPPSSNQYEVVRNLEDGLSYMS, encoded by the coding sequence ATGAAAAGACTACTAACTATAGATAGATATCTTGTTCTGGACATTCTTGGACAGGGTACATTTGGACAGGTTGTTAAGTGCCAGAATATGTACAACAAGGAGATCGTTGCTGTTAAAGttatcaaaaacaagccaGCTTACCTTAATCAGAGTATGATGGAAGTTTCCATTTTAGAGCACTTGAATACCTATGTTGACAAAAATGATGAGCATAATTTGCTTAGGCTCAAAGATAGGTTTATGCACAAGGAACATTTGTGCTTAGTATTCGAGTTATTAAGCAGTAATTTGTATGAGTTGATTCGACAAAACCAGTTCCATGGTCTAAGTACCAATCTAGTGCGCGTGTTTGCTCAGCAGTTACTTGACTCACTTACAGTGTTGAAGGAATCTCGTCTGATCCATTGTGATTTAAAGCCTGAAAACATTCTGCTGAAGAGTTTGGATTCCCCAGTAATTAAGGTAATTGACTTTGGCTCAGCTTGTCATGAGAGACAGACTGTTTACACATATATTCAGTCAAGATTTTATCGGTCTCCAGAAGTGATCTTAGGTTTACCATACACTACCTCCATAGATATGTGGTCATTAGGATGTATTGTAGCCGAGTTATTTTTAGGGTTGCCTATTTTTCCAGGAACATCAGAGTATAACCAGCTGTGCAGAATCACAGAGACATTAGGTAATCCACCTAACTGGATGATTGAAATGGGAAAAAATAGTGGTCAGTTCATGGAGAAATATATAGATGAATTTGGTCGCAAACAATACAGGTTGAAGTCCCGGGAAAAATACTCACGCGAATTTAATTGTGATGAGCAACCGAGTAAGAGATACTTCCCATCAACCAATCTAAGAGAGATCATTAGAGATTATCGATTGCCTAGGCAGAACATGAGCAAAGAGGAAATTGACCGGGAAATGCAAAACAGATTGGcgtttgttgattttgtacAAGGGTTACTAAATTTGAATCCATTTGAACGTTGGACTCCCCAACAAGCAGCAATGCATCCATTTATAACTGAGAGCAAGTTTGTGGGACCATTTGTACCAAGTTCTGTGGTAAAGGGGCCAACTCCTGTGGCGACcccacctcctcctcagcaaaaccagcagcaacaacagcaacaactaCCGACACAGATGCAGCCACAAGTACAGCCTCAACCTTCTCATCAGCTTCAAGCTCCTCTTCAGCCTCTGCAGTCCCAGCCATTACTGCCTATTCAAGCTCAACCTGTGATCTCCGGTGCAAGATCAAACAAGTTACAGCCAGAACCTGTGAATACTGGTCATCATGTTGTTGGATCCAATAcatattataataataatattggcACCAATGGAGATGCCAGGCAACATGCTCTGCAGCACCAGGCTCAGCAAACACAGCATCAGGCACAAGCAAAATATCTTGAAACGACCCCTTCGATTccacatcaacatcaggAGCAGAAATCTCACTACCATCCACCACATAACCAGGCTACCAGAAGACAGAGAGCTACAACTATTGGTCAGCTGGATGCAATTCCAGGTCCTATTCAAAGGGCTACTGCTTTAATGAACCCCACGAATCTCATCCGGGCACAGCCAAGCCCTGCTTATATCCCACCTCCAGATATTTACGCTATGCATGGAGGAGGCCCTAATGTGGGATCAAATCTTGCAACAGCGTCTGTTTTGAATAGCGATGGGGTCAATACTGGGTTGGGATCTGTTCACCATGGAGATGGACAAAGCAAACTTCGTGAAGtcaatcaacaaaatccaCCCTCATCGAATCAGTACGAGGTCGTGAGGAACCTCGAAGATGGACTGTCATATATGAGTTAg
- the YAK1 gene encoding serine/threonine protein kinase YAK1: MLNDQRKSFPQAFQYQTSGPSQQQELQQPPQQQLQQQQQQQQQQQQQLQHNAQDHMSPTYRGYQTQYEGGLVGGIGQGISNSLMPSSGSDHSIHSLLSSPSSRNPSLSGSSSSYLTIPEELASDSNPSTALNPSPQVKGRHLQTHQRSLSSGVTSLSSTSTIGSPQNKRNSNPVALSTQNALQVQQQQQQQQQQQQAYYSNRNHYSPRLSANQQSNPAGPYEIPSIQGAVGNPQLNPESYSAGSSIGVHAPNSPSVPTTYNQYSSPINIGTPSTPRMSGSHNPWVSPMGTPVGGTPSAAAASRGSPTRLSNSIIGTATNSNVVYTSDSAFPPHHGSPRRSPVRGSGQQNNNGLSSLRLQMPPPTSGRGSQSPGSPMNISTPPAQYPQLSGSLTNPQHQVAAFPFMTQQQSASQTNSPVIGKPQHTLQLPPISSVPIAPVFKHIRSKSELSPITHAQPKYRRANPEGGFISPLNALTTNLASTYHLCNPEFNYQSSKNPRRVLTKPSEGKLNNGFDNSESDYILYVNDILGVEEQRR; this comes from the coding sequence ATGTTAAACGATCAAAGGAAGAGCTTCCCTCAAGCATTTCAGTATCAAACATCCGGACCGTCACAACAGCAAGAACTTCAACAACCACCGCAACAACAactacagcagcagcagcagcagcagcaacagcaacagcaacagcttcAGCACAATGCACAGGATCATATGAGCCCAACATATAGGGGATATCAGACTCAGTATGAAGGTGGCCTAGTCGGTGGTATCGGTCAAGGGATTTCTAATAGTTTAATGCCAAGTTCGGGATCAGACCATAGTATTCATTCTTTACTCTCGTCACCGTCTAGTAGGAAtccttctctttctggGTCTAGCTCATCATATTTAACTATTCCAGAAGAGCTAGCCAGTGACTCAAATCCATCGACTGCATTAAACCCATCACCTCAAGTTAAGGGTCGTCATTTACAAACTCATCAGAGGTCCTTATCAAGTGGTGTTACTAGCCTCTCTTCGACATCGACCATTGGGTCCCCACAGAATAAACGAAATTCTAACCCAGTTGCACTGAGTACTCAAAATGCTTTGCAAgtacaacagcagcagcaacagcaacaacaacaacagcaagcGTATTATTCTAATAGGAACCATTATAGTCCAAGACTGTCAGCTAACCAGCAGAGTAATCCCGCAGGTCCCTACGAGATACCTTCTATACAGGGTGCTGTTGGGAATCCCCAACTAAACCCGGAGTCATATTCGGCTGGCTCGAGTATAGGCGTTCATGCTCCAAACTCGCCAAGCGTACCTACAACTTATAATCAATACTCATCACCGATAAATATTGGGACACCTTCGACTCCGAGAATGTCGGGCAGCCATAATCCTTGGGTTTCCCCAATGGGAACTCCAGTTGGTGGAACGCCAAGTGCAGCTGCAGCATCAAGGGGCTCGCCTACTCGATTATCCAACTCTATAATTGGTACTGCTACTAACTCCAATGTGGTTTACACCTCAGATTCGGCATTCCCTCCGCACCATGGCTCGCCGAGGAGATCTCCTGTTAGAGGAAGTGGAcagcaaaataataacGGGCTCTCTTCACTGCGGTTACAAATGCCACCACCCACTTCTGGACGTGGTTCACAGTCACCTGGCTCACCAATGAACATTTCAACACCTCCAGCTCAGTATCCGCAATTATCAGGTTCGTTAACCAATCCACAGCATCAAGTAGCAGCATTCCCATTTATGACCCAACAACAAAGTGCATCTCAGACGAATTCGCCAGTAATTGGTAAACCACAGCATACTTTACAACTCCCGCCGATATCGTCTGTTCCAATTGCACCAGTATTCAAGCATATTCGTAGCAAGTCAGAACTGTCACCAATAACACATGCTCAACCTAAATATAGGCGTGCTAACCCTGAGGGTGGTTTTATTAGTCCTCTCAATGCATTGACCACGAACTTGGCGTCAACATATCACCTGTGCAATCCAGAATTCAATTATCAGTCATCCAAAAATCCCAGAAGAGTTCTTACAAAACCCAGCGAAGGCAAACTGAACAATGGATTCGATAATTCAGAAAGCGACTATATTCTCTATGTCAATGATATTCTTGGCGTTGAAGAACAGCGACGGTAA
- the LRO1 gene encoding phospholipid:diacylglycerol acyltransferase (Acyltransferase that catalyzes diacylglycerol esterification; one of several acyltransferases that contribute to triglyceride synthesis; Lro1p and Dga1p can O-acylate ceramides; putative homolog of human lecithin cholesterol acyltransferase; GO_component: GO:0005783 - endoplasmic reticulum [Evidence IEA]; GO_component: GO:0005789 - endoplasmic reticulum membrane [Evidence IEA]; GO_component: GO:0016021 - integral component of membrane [Evidence IEA]; GO_component: GO:0005811 - lipid particle [Evidence IDA] [PMID 22454508]; GO_component: GO:0016020 - membrane [Evidence IEA]; GO_component: GO:0097038 - perinuclear endoplasmic reticulum [Evidence IDA] [PMID 22454508]; GO_function: GO:0008374 - O-acyltransferase activity [Evidence IEA]; GO_function: GO:0046027 - phospholipid:diacylglycerol acyltransferase activity [Evidence IEA]; GO_function: GO:0046027 - phospholipid:diacylglycerol acyltransferase activity [Evidence IDA] [PMID 10747858]; GO_function: GO:0016740 - transferase activity [Evidence IEA]; GO_function: GO:0016746 - transferase activity, transferring acyl groups [Evidence IEA]; GO_process: GO:0006672 - ceramide metabolic process [Evidence IDA,IMP] [PMID 22738231]; GO_process: GO:0006629 - lipid metabolic process [Evidence IEA]; GO_process: GO:0019915 - lipid storage [Evidence IDA,IMP] [PMID 10747858]; GO_process: GO:0019432 - triglyceride biosynthetic process [Evidence IDA,IMP] [PMID 10747858]) has protein sequence MAVRHRTKGNEADSGDDNGQSPEIINGNVTSVDDSNGRSTGIKHSESTGDAESANNLVEIEKSGDSHRHHHKRQHSHHHVHHDKKRSTKQWALTHSKRFMFVLGTLLGVCIAGYMAQSQELVSMDLLTDLSIDQWISDFKDMLPANVLKEASHIGKDNHAALSESFAVGTQLKKEGLSNKHPVVLIPGVISTGLESWGLEGTDECPSQPNFRKRLWGSWHMLRSMLLDTNCWLKHVMLDPETGLDPPNFKLRAAQGMEAADFFVAGYWIWNKILENLAALGYDVNTMTVASYDWRLAYSDLERRDRYFSKLKSTIEDSLAISGEKTVIAGHSMGSQIIFYFLKWVEAEGYGNGGPTWVNDHIKAYVDISGSVLGTPKAVVALLSGEMKDTVQLNALAVYGLEKFFCRRERADLLRTFGGIASMLPKGGDDIWGTLEFAPDDAASLQGLDESVLSSENNPEDAVSYGNFIRFKNPMSELSSRNLTISDSIEYLYSQTPDWFSKRTKKNYSHGVAKTRAEVEENEKDPSKWINPLEVALPNAPDMRIYCFYGIGIPTERSYYYQEEVDKSLTNLNISIVGNDKRAVVMGQGDGTVSLITHSMCHRWKEENSKFNPGGSQVKVVEMLHQPDKFDIRGGAKTAEHVDILGRTELNDLVLRVAAGDGDSIEEHIESNINDWVWNIDLGTN, from the coding sequence ATGGCAGTCAGACACCGTACCAAGGGCAACGAGGCAGATTCTGGTGATGACAATGGTCAATCGCCAGAGATCATTAATGGAAACGTGACCTCGGTTGATGATAGCAATGGCCGAAGTACAGGAATTAAACATTCGGAAAGTACGGGCGATGCTGAATCTGCAAACAACTTAGTCGAAATTGAGAAAAGTGGTGATTcccatcgtcatcatcataaaCGTCAACACTCACATCATCATGTTCATCATGATAAAAAGCGGTCTACCAAGCAATGGGCACTTACCCATTCAAAACGGTTTATGTTCGTGTTGGGCACACTGCTAGGTGTTTGCATTGCTGGATATATGGCCCAatcgcaggagttggtaTCCATGGATTTGTTAACTGACCTTTCGATTGACCAGTGGATTTCAGATTTCAAAGATATGCTTCCTGCCAATGTTTTGAAAGAAGCGTCACACATTGGTAAAGACAATCATGCAGCATTGTCCGAATCTTTTGCGGTTGgaactcaattgaaaaaagaagGATTATCTAATAAGCATCCGGTCGTACTGATTCCTGGTGTTATTTCCACCGGTCTCGAGTCTTGGGGGTTAGAAGGTACTGACGAATGTCCGAGTCAACCTAACTTTAGAAAGCGACTTTGGGGCAGCTGGCATATGTTAAGATCGATGTTACTCGACACGAATTGTTGGCTCAAGCATGTTATGCTGGATCCGGAAACTGGTTTAGATCCCCCAAATTTCAAGTTACGAGCAGCTCAAGGCatggaagcagcagacttCTTTGTTGCTGGATACTGGATTTGGAACAAAATTCTCGAGAATCTCGCTGCTCTTGGATATGATGTAAATACTATGACAGTAGCATCTTACGACTGGAGATTGGCATATTCTGACTTGGAACGTAGAGACCGGTACTTCTCAAAGTTAAAATCTACCATTGAAGATAGTTTAGCGATTTCAGGTGAAAAAACCGTTATCGCAGGTCATTCAATGGGATCACAAATCATATTCTACTTCCTCAAGTGGGTGGAAGCTGAAGGATACGGCAATGGAGGTCCAACCTGGGTTAATGATCACATCAAAGCATATGTGGATATATCTGGTTCAGTGTTGGGTACTCCCAAGGCAGTAGTGGCATTATTGAGTGGGGAAATGAAAGATACCGTTCAATTGAATGCCCTGGCTGTATATGGTTTGGAAAAGTTCTTTTGCCGTCGTGAGCGAGCTGATTTATTGCGAACTTTCGGTGGAATTGCTAGTATGCTGCCAAAGGGTGGCGATGATATTTGGGGAACTCTCGAATTTGCGCCAGATGACGCTGCGTCTCTTCAAGGTCTTGACGAAAGTGTTTTGTCAAGCGAAAACAATCCCGAGGATGCTGTTTCGTATGGTAATTTCATCCGATTTAAAAACCCAATGTCTGAACTGTCATCACGCAATCTAACTATCAGTGACTCAATAGAATATCTGTACTCGCAAACACCGGACTGGTTTTCAAAGCGAACTAAGAAGAACTATTCTCATGGCGTCGCCAAAACTCGTGCAGAAGTCGAGGAAAACGAAAAGGATCCTTCTAAATGGATTAATCCTTTGGAAGTTGCCCTACCTAATGCTCCAGATATGCGTATTTACTGCTTTTATGGTATTGGAATCCCAACTGAACGATCCTATTATTACCAAGAGGAGGTCGACAAGTCGTTGACTAACCTCAATATATCGATTGTTGGTAATGATAAAAGAGCCGTAGTCATGGGTCAAGGAGATGGTACGGTCTCACTTATAACTCACTCTATGTGTCACAGATGGAAGGAAGAAAACTCCAAATTCAACCCTGGTGGCAGTCAAGTCAAGGTGGTCGAAATGCTTCACCAGCCTGATAAATTCGATATTCGGGGAGGTGCCAAAACTGCTGAACATGTAGACATTCTCGGTCGTACTGAGTTAAATGATCTAGTCCTACGTGTCGCTGCTGGCGATGGCGACTCTATTGAGGAGCATATAGAAAGCAACATAAACGACTGGGTCTGGAATATCGACCTCGGTACAAACTAA